The region TGAGCCAGCGCCAATTCTAACGCCGCGCGGATGGCCTGATCGATGTTGGTTTTTGCATCCACGACCAATGTATTGAGCGGAAGACATTCGCGTACGGGATTGCCTTTAGCCAGATGGTATCCACGTGCCGCTTTACTGAGGCTCCCCTGCCGCATACCACCAAATTCCGCGATTTCTTTTGCCAAGGCCAACAGATGAGTGGTTTGTCCAAGCTTAAGCTCCATCTCCAGTTCGCACAGTGGTTCACTCAGATCGCCAGCACGAATTTCGCCGCGGTCTAATGCAACCTCAATCACGCTTTGGTAGTAAGTAAACACCCACTTCTCACGCGTAAAATCCGTACTAAACAGTGGATTAAGTGAGGGTTGCAGCACCTCAATATCGCAATCTTCCGGCCACATTTCCGCGGGAAATAGGCTGAGATCCAACTCTGCTTTCTCCAGCGCAACGTTATACTCAGGGTGTTGGTGCAAGCCACCAATCACCTTACCCGCTGTTTTCGCTGTCATTTCGTAGCGTTCATTCTCGCCGCGAATACGTAGGCCGATCCCATTACGACGCAGATAGTTATCTGCGGTTTCATAATAGACATTGCTCAGACGCTGAGCGCGCATATGCTCATACTGGCTGTAATCACTCTCCCATTCAGCCAACTGCGTCAGCAGCGATTCAACGCTGTCAGGATGAACAATAAACTTCAGTTCAATTTCTTCACTCATAGCTTTCACAACACCAAGATCGCGTTCATTATTATGTCAGTAAATAACATTTTACTTCACCTTACTACCCTTACCGCACACACTCTTTTTCACCTGCGAACAAGCGCGCATTTCTTATGCAAACCGGCCATCAAGAACATTCTCCTTTCTGTTTAAATACGGAGAGCACAGCCTTCCTAGCACAACCTCCGCCAAGAGTAAGACTGTTCTCATTTCGGTTTATACATTGCCTCGTCAGACTTAAGCCTCTACTATCAGACCACCATTAACGCAACATGATGATCTTATGCAGAAATTAGGCTTACTCTGTTTCACTTTATTTTCTCTCACGCTGAGTTGGACCACTCAGGCGGAAGAAAAACGCTACATTTCCGATGAGTTATTGACATATGTCCACAGCGGGCCGGGCAATCAATATCGTATCGTCGGCACGCTGAATGCAGGCGCTGAGGTCACGCTACTCAGCGTTAATGAAAGCGCAGGCTATGCGCAGATCCGTGATGATAAAAACCGTACCACCTGGATTCCTCTCGACCAGCTTAGTGATACGCCAAGCCTGCGCACCCGGGTGCCGGAATTGGAAAAACAGGTAAAAGACCTGACTGACAAACTGAATAATATCGATCAGACTTGGAACCAGCGTACCGCCGATATGCAGCAAAAAGTGGCTGCCAGCGATGATATTATCAACGGATTACGTCAGGAAAATCAGGATCTGAAAAATCAGCTTACCGTGGCACAGAAAAAAGTCAGTGCGGCAAATGTCCAGCTTGATGATAAGCAGCGCACCATCATTCTACAGTGGTTCATGTATGGTGGTGGGGTTGCGGGGATAGGCTTGCTGCTAGGCTTGCTGCTGCCGCACATCATCCCGCGTAAAAAGAAAAATGACCGTTGGATGAATTGATTGGAATATATGCCTGCTTCTCGCAGGCATTTTTCTCTGCGGCCAACGCAACAGCATAAAGATGATAGTATGTTGCGAAACATTGGTTATTTATTCAGGAGCCCAACGTTGAAGATTTACCTTGTCGGCGGTGCTGTTCGGGACAGCCTGCTGAGTTTACCCGTCACCGAAAAAGATTGGGTGGTGGTCGGCGCTACGCCGGAGAATCTGCTTGCACAGGGCTACCAGCAGGTTGGAAAGGATTTTCCCGTTTTCTTGCATCCTGTCAGCCACGATGAATACGCCCTCGCACGAACCGAACGCAAATCCGGCAAAGGCTATACTGGGTTTGTCTGCCATGCCGCACCGGATGTCACGTTAGAGCAGGATTTACTCCGCCGCGATTTGACCATCAATGCGATTGCCCGTACTGAGCAGGGCGAGCTGATCGATCCGTATCACGGTCGTCGCGATCTCGAAAACCGCGTACTGCGCCATGTCTCTGGCGCCTTTGGCGAAGATCCGTTACGCGTCCTGCGTGTCGCCCGTTTTGCCGCTCGTTTTGCCCACCTCGGCTTCCAGATTGCAGAAGAAACCATGGTATTGATGCAAAAAATGGTGCATGAGGGTGAACTGGCTTACCTGACGCCAGAACGCGTCTGGAAAGAGACGGAAAAGGCTCTCGGAACGTCGTCGCCGGATGTTTATTTTCAGGTGCTGCGTGACTGCGGTGCGCTGGCTGTACTGTTCCCTGAAATCGATAACCTCTATGGCGTACCCGCTCCAGCCAAATGGCACCCGGAAATCGATACCGGCATTCACACCATGATGACGGTGGCAATGGCCGCACGCCTCAGCCCTGAGATTGACGTGCGCTTTGCCACACTGTGTCACGATGTCGGAAAAGGGCTAACGCCCCCCGAACTGTGGCCACGGCATCATGGCCACGGCCCTGCGGGTGTCAAACTGGTTGAAGCCCTGTGTCAGCGTTTACGTGTGCCTAATCCCATTCGCGATCTGGCGAAATTGGTTGCGGAATATCATGACCTGATTCATACCGTGCAGGTACTGCAACCCAAAACGCTATTGAAGTTATTTGATGCAATTGATGTCTGGCGCAAACCCCAGCGTCTGGAGCAGCTAGCGCTGACGAGCGAGGCCGATGCCAGAGGCCGAGCCGGTTTTGAAGAGAATCCTTATCCACAAGGCGATTACCTGCGTGAAGCCTTCCGCGTTGCCGCTCTGGTCAGCAGCGCAAGCGTCGTCGCCGACGGTTTTAAGGGTATTGACGTGCGCAATGAACTGGCTCGCCGCCGTATTCACGCTCTGGCAGAGTGGAAAGCACAACAGCCTGATATATTGGGCACATCCTGAAAAAAAAGAGGCCACGCATTAGCGCGGCCCTTCTCTATCTAACGACAGAATACGCTCTCAATCTTACATAAACACCATGTAAACCACGCCCGCGACGATAAAACGGTAAATGGCGAAGGGGACAAACGAGATACGCTTGATGATTTTCAGGAAGGTTTTAATCGCAATCAGCGCCACGACAAACGCCGTCACAAACCCCACGGCAAACATTGGCACATCAGCCAGAGACAAGAAATGCCAGCTTTTATACAGATCCAGAACGGTCGCGCCCATCATCATGGGAACCGCCAGAATAAAAGAGAATTCAGAG is a window of Pectobacterium punjabense DNA encoding:
- a CDS encoding inorganic triphosphatase — its product is MSEEIELKFIVHPDSVESLLTQLAEWESDYSQYEHMRAQRLSNVYYETADNYLRRNGIGLRIRGENERYEMTAKTAGKVIGGLHQHPEYNVALEKAELDLSLFPAEMWPEDCDIEVLQPSLNPLFSTDFTREKWVFTYYQSVIEVALDRGEIRAGDLSEPLCELEMELKLGQTTHLLALAKEIAEFGGMRQGSLSKAARGYHLAKGNPVRECLPLNTLVVDAKTNIDQAIRAALELALAHWQYHEELWVRGDSSAREALPQASALMREMLVLVGGVVLRKVTTLFRSALTTLENRLQGPGGAEICYSADYLQSKLVLTSWLVESGWRDYMDNKDRIKLQGSFKRFADIMLSRSTAELKSAFSSTLTDAQYEQQIPRLQRNLCAFLLLSGAYPAEQVEAYTEHWRALLQEIERLAAGKAPSVYLEAQRKAVLTLSPFWLHSGGQ
- a CDS encoding TIGR04211 family SH3 domain-containing protein, with protein sequence MQKLGLLCFTLFSLTLSWTTQAEEKRYISDELLTYVHSGPGNQYRIVGTLNAGAEVTLLSVNESAGYAQIRDDKNRTTWIPLDQLSDTPSLRTRVPELEKQVKDLTDKLNNIDQTWNQRTADMQQKVAASDDIINGLRQENQDLKNQLTVAQKKVSAANVQLDDKQRTIILQWFMYGGGVAGIGLLLGLLLPHIIPRKKKNDRWMN
- a CDS encoding multifunctional CCA addition/repair protein — translated: MKIYLVGGAVRDSLLSLPVTEKDWVVVGATPENLLAQGYQQVGKDFPVFLHPVSHDEYALARTERKSGKGYTGFVCHAAPDVTLEQDLLRRDLTINAIARTEQGELIDPYHGRRDLENRVLRHVSGAFGEDPLRVLRVARFAARFAHLGFQIAEETMVLMQKMVHEGELAYLTPERVWKETEKALGTSSPDVYFQVLRDCGALAVLFPEIDNLYGVPAPAKWHPEIDTGIHTMMTVAMAARLSPEIDVRFATLCHDVGKGLTPPELWPRHHGHGPAGVKLVEALCQRLRVPNPIRDLAKLVAEYHDLIHTVQVLQPKTLLKLFDAIDVWRKPQRLEQLALTSEADARGRAGFEENPYPQGDYLREAFRVAALVSSASVVADGFKGIDVRNELARRRIHALAEWKAQQPDILGTS